The Candidatus Mycosynbacter amalyticus genome contains the following window.
AAAAGCTAAGAAAGATTACAAAAACGAAAAGCTTGCAAAGCGCGTCGAATCGGTAAAAAGTTTTGTTGAGAAGCATAAACTTAGCGAAGAAGACAAAGCGGCTAAGCAGGCTCAGATTGACCGTAACAAAGCAGCACGTCAGGCACGTAAAGATGCGGGTGAAACCAAGTTCGGAAAAGTAAAAAGCGGCTACGTAGCATTTCGTGAACGAGGTCGTGAACGTTTCGGAGTAAACCCTACCCCTGACGGCTCAGAAGTACCTGCTGATGAAACTCCAACGGATCCTATCCCAGCGCAAGAGAAGCCTGTTGTGTATAACAGCAATGAAGAAGGCTCAGTAACATCTCCAATGGACGAAGCTACACAAGCATACTCACGACCAGCGCGTGACTCGGATGCAAAAGCGGCATAGTCTATAGCATTTTCTTGCAATACCGCTACGATCAGTAGCGGTATTGTTTTGTACATATATTATTGACTTTTAATCAAACTTATGCTAATATGAACACATAACACAATAAAAATAGAAAAATAAAAGTTCTAAAGCTATAAGTTTAGAGAAAGACAAGGAGCCACCACCCATGTCAGAGCAAGCACCCAAAGTCACCCCCGAACAGTCGGAGAAGCCTGATTTTTCGACATACGAGTCAACGGCAAATCATTTCATCGATAGCTATGCCGGTAGTTTTGCAGATGATACCGAGCGTGCAGCGTTTCATGCAGAGGTTGTAGAAGTAATGCAAGGTATTGAAGCGGAAAACTTCGATGAGCGTGTAAAAGCCTACGAAGAGATTATCGCAGGACTCAAAGAGCGTGCCAATATGAAAGCGCAGAAGAATGGTGAGCCTGTGCCTTTTCAATCGCCAAAAGCGGTTAATCAGGATGTCGATCCTGGTGAACCAGCAGAAAATCCAGAACAAGATGACGATGAGTCAGAAGGGGATGATACAGAGACCGATAAGCCGCCAAAAGGCGATGATATTCAAGAACGGCAGCGTCTCAATTTCTTCCAGCGCGCCAACCTCTGGGTGGGCACTAAAGTACTGAGCGGATACGCTGCGCTCGCAGCGCGCCGTGGCAAAAGCGCTGAGAAGTATAGTCAGTTGCCAGACGAGACAGACGCGGAATACAGCAAGCGTATTCGTAAAACTGGTTTTCGCTACAACTTGGCCTTCACGGCAATCACAGGTGCGGTTCTCGGACTTGCAGCTGCTCGCTACCTCGGTGTGGAGCATGGCGGCGGCTCAGGTGCTCATCACGACATTGCAACCCCTGGCGACAATCAGGATCAGGGTTCTAATGGTACGCCAAATCGTAGCAATAACCCATGGGACGCAGATGGCAATGGCATCGTAGATGCACATGAATACAGCATCCAGTCGCATCATATAGAGAGTCAGTTCCTCGACACCTCTGGTCGTCATCATAACGACTTCAATAAAATTGATCTGCACGACAATGCAGATGGTACTACCGACATGAATAATCTGTACGGTCAGTTCGGTGAACAGTTCCGCAAGAGTCCACATGAGCTGGCGTCGCAGTATGATCAGTTCCATCGCCTAGGCACAGACCTGCCGGACGACCTCAAAGAGCTCAACTACAAACCTGGTGAGACTCCAGAGCAGTATACTGAGCGCGTCGCTGAGCTACTCCATGGCAATCGCGAACTCAAAGACAAGGCCGCAGACTTTGCACTCGACCAACTCCACGGCAAGAGCCTCGAAGATCTGACACAGGATTACGAATCAAACTATATCATACATGACGGTAAGGGTGGCTGGTTGATCCAGACCGATCCAGACGTCACTAGCGCCGACCCACATGACAAGATCCTCGTGATGGGCAAGGCAAACGGCTATATCGAAGGCGTCCGCATCCCATGTGGCCAGCCAATCCGCATACCAATCGAAGTGCCACAAGCAGCTCCTCAGGGAGTAGGCGGCGCAGCTCCTGCAGACTACTCTGGCCAAGGTGGTGCAGACTACCAGCCAGTAGCGCATGTCACGCCTGACACACCAGGTCAGGGCGGCGAGACGCCACACCATCCTGGTACGCCAGACACTCCGGCTCCAGACACCCCAACACCCGCTCCTCAGACACCGGGGCCAGAAAGGGATAAGGACACGAGTCTTACTCCTAACCAAGATGGTGTGACCGTCAGAGGGCTCGATAACGGAGTCACCGAAAAACCTGCTGGACCAGAGGCCGGTGACGCGACTACAACTACTGAAACCGGTACTACAACAACCACGGATACAGGTACAAGTGTTGGCGCAGAAGGTGCAGACACGACTCGTACCAACGAAACTACCGGTAACGCGGCGGAGGGCGGCATGAATACGACCGACTCAAGTGGCAACGCTCAGCCTAACGGAACTATTAGCACAGATCAGTAAATAACATAAAGAATAGGAGACATATCATGAAGACAACATATCGCGAAGCAATGAAGAATATCAACAGTCGAGTAGCTGCCGTATTGGTGGTGTCTGCGGCCATTGTTGGCCTGAGCACTCAGGCGATGGCCTGGGGTCCAGAGCGCCCTACAACAAGTGGTGAGACTGGTGCGGACTATGTGACGTTCAACTCGATTACTGACAATAAAAAGGTCGGTGATGAGCGTAACTTTGTTCGTATTCGCGAAGCTGGTACCGGTGAATATATCAACGACATGAAAGTACAGCCTGGTAAACAGTACGAGGTGATGACATACTACCACAACAATGCCAAAACAAGCTTGAACGCAAGTGGAGCCGGTATCGCCAAAGACGTGTCCGTACGCACCAAGATGCCAAGTGTGGTAAAGGCCTCAGAGAAGGGTACCATCAGTAGCGTCATTTCTTCGAGTAATGCAAATCCAAAAGAAGTTTGGGACGAAGCCTATGTTACGACTGATACCGATGTTGCGCTCAAGTATATTTCTGGATCGGCTACAATCACCAGTAATGGTCCTGTCAATGGTCAGGTGCTGCCAGATTCACTGTTTAGTACGGGTACGCTCATAGGCTACGACAGTCTCAACGGCGTACTGCCTGGTTGCGCGCAATACTCGGGCTTTGTGATATACAAATTCCGTGTTGATGCACCAAACTTTACCGTGTCGAAGCAGGTTTCACCGACTGGCCAGAAGCAGTGGCAAGAAAACTACGCAGCAAAGCCCGGTGAACGTGTTGATTACAAGGTAATCTATACTAATACCGGCACAACTGCACAAAACGATGTAAATATCAAAGATACATTACCAAAAGGCATGGTCTATATGCCGGGTAGTACCAAGGTATATAATACAGCTAATCCAAGCGGCCGCGGTGTAAGTGACAATATTGTCTCGAGCGGTATAAACATTGGAAACTATGCCGCTGGTGGTAATGCAGTTATTACCTATAGTGCGACTGTAGCTGCGGCGAACGAACTTAACTGTAACGCCAATACACTTACAAATAAGGTGTCCGCCATTACTTCTGGTGGTGCGAAAGATGACACGGCAACCGTAACGGTTAACGTAAGCTGTGCCGCCAGTGAATGTAAGCCAGGTGTTCCTACCGGTGACGCGCGCTGTGGCGCATGTACTCCTACCGAAGGCCAGGTGGTAGACGCCAACGGTAACTGTGTAGTTGCAAGCGGTAGTCTACCTACCACTGGTCCTGCCGAGACTATCCTCACTATTATCGGTGTGGGTGCCCTGACAGCTGGATTTGCTTACTGGTACCGCAGTCGCAAGAACCTCAAAAAGGCGCTTGCAGGTGTCGACCTTGAGCACGAAGCAGCTGCGCACGATGCGCCAAAGCTACTCAAGGCTCGTACTGATAGTCACGTCGAAGACGACAAAAAAGATTTCTAAGATTGTCTCACACACGACAAACCCTCGGTGAATTGCCGAGGGTTTGTTTTTATGCTATAGTATACACGCTATCCAGAGACGCCGAGGAGGTGATGACATGATAGCAAAGAAGATCACACGTGTGGCGGCAGAGGAGCTGCTGGGCGGAACGCTAACAGGCAAGCTGCAGTTTCTGGCCAAGCACAACGGTGGTTTTGCCAAGACATTTCGCGATGTCGTGGTGCTCGGCATCGCCGCACTTCACGCGAAGCTCTGGCCAGACTCGGTCGCGACGCAGCCACTCAACCCGGAAGATCCCGGATTTCACTCATCTCATGTCACGATGTGACACGAGTGATGCCGATCGGCGGAGTTTGACGTAGTACTTACTGCTCACTCCGCCGATCGGCGCCCAACTCTTGCTCTAGAGGTGAGAGTCTGGTATAATCAGAACTTGATTGATAATAATTCGTAAGGAAAATCATGACAAAGAAAGCAGTCATCCGTGTCGGCGGCAAACAGTTCGTCGTAGCGGAAAAAGAGACCCTCCTGGTGGACCTCCTCCCGGAAGGAACAAAAGAGCTCAAGACGGACGCGCTCCTCGTCATCGATGGTGACAAAACCACTGTCGGTACGCCAACTGTCAAAGGTGTCGTTGTAACTGCAAAAGTTACCGAGCCAGAAGTAAAAGGCGACAAAATCCGCGTGATTCGCTACAAGAGCAAAAAGCGCGTCAACACCCAGACTGGCCACCGCCAGAAATACAGCAAGCTGGAGATCGTCACGATCAAATAATCCAGAGTGAGCAAAGACGTCCGGAAACGGGCGTTTTTGTTTTATAGAGATAAGCATGAGCGAATATTATTTTGATAATGATCTCGATACTGCAGAGCCAACTTCAGAGCCAGTTGTTGCGCAGTTTTATCAATATATAGATATAGTCGCAGAGAAGGTCACTTGGTTTAGCAAGGAGGATCTCGATGATTTAGCCGAATATGGCAATGAGCTCATAGCCGAGTCAGAGGATTATTTCGGTGATCCCCTACAAGTGTATCTGGCATTTGACGCGAGTGTGGACGAAACTACCGCAGATGGCTCGTATCCGATATCAGACCAGATAGGTCGTACAAATATAATAGGGGAGCTCAGCGAATTTGTTATCAAGCAACAAGACAACGGAACTCATAAGCTGCTAGCTCGTGTGACGAGTACCACTGTAGGTATAGAAGGAGTCTACGAGAAAGAAATAGTGGCAGAAGGTGATCTACCCATAGAGATTCGACAGGAGGGTGACGGAAGAAACGCTAATATGGCTGAGGGTATCGATGGAAGAATGCATGATATGCACTTCGATGTAACGCAACTGTCGTATCGTATGACAGATTGGCGGGTGAGGCAGACGCGCGAGTTTGCGCGCCTATTCCAAGATAGCTGGTGTCTTGAGTCGCAGCATCTGTGGCGTTATCTGGGCATGAAAACGATGAATATGCGTGACGATCAATTATTGGAATATGAAGTGGCACTTAACATGTATCTGGAGGATGTGTATCGCCGGAATCTTTCCACTAAAGCATATTTCGTAAAACCAGAAGTGGTGAATGTAATAGCAAATGACGTGTCAGCAACACAGCAGTGCGTGGCACTGACTCATGTCGGGGAAGAAGCTTCGCTATTTGCACTGCGTTTACGAAGAAATAGCAAAGATACCCAGAAGTTAGATGTAAAAGCATACTTGGAGAATTGCCAAGATAGGGACAAACTCTATGAGTTGGACGTGACAAGTGCGAGGGACGTACTTTTTGGCACACTCGAAAATATCCGCAGGGTTCGGGACACGTCTCTCTAGAAAATACGTCAAAAACGGTAACGCTCGTGCTATACTAGTACCTAGTAAGAGGGTACAAACACATACATGACAACTGTTATTTCGGTGACGAATCAGAAAGGTGGGGTCGGTAAGACAACGAGCGCGGTGAATATCGCGTATTATTTGGCAAAGTCTGGCAAGAAGACGCTGCTGGTGGATTTTGACCCGCAAGGTAACGCTACGAGCGGACTCGGGATTGACAAAGAATCGCTCGACGGGACGATGAGCGAAGTGATGCTTGAGACAAAGCTACTCCGCGACATAATTATCGAGACGGAGTTCAAGAATCTGTATTTGGCGCCGAGCACCCCACACCTGGCAAATACTGAGGTAGAGCTAGCACAGGCAAACCGTCGCTTCACGCGCCTGCGGAATGCTATCAATACAACGCCGAATTACGATTATGTGATTATCGATAGTCCTCCAAGTCTGAGTCTTCTGACCGTCAACGGGCTGATCGCAGCGCGCTATGTGCTGCTTCCGGTACAAGCGGAATTCTATGCGCTCGAAGGACTAGGGCAGTTGCTTGAGACGATGAAGCTAATACGCAAAAATATGAATCCGACGCTTGATCTAATCGGTGTGCTGCCAACTATGGTAGATAAGCGTACCAGTCTCAGTACGCAGGTGCATGAAGAGATTAAGAAGCATTTTCCCGGTCGTGTGTTCAAAACAACTGTACCGCGCAACATTCGTCTAGCTGAAGCACCAAGCCACGGATTGCCAATAGGCGAATACGACAAATGGAGCAAGGGTGCACGGGCTTACAAGGCAGTTACGAAGGAGCTGGAGGAGCGAATCGATGGTTAAAAAAGGACTAGGGCGCGGTTTTTCGTCACTGATACCGGATGAGTTACTGGACGAATCCTTTGATCCGACAGCGTCGCAGGACCAGCAGGTGAGTGATCTGCGTCAGATCAAAGTCTCACAGATTGTGCCGGACGCGGAGCAGCCGCGTCGACATTTTGACGAACAAGCGCTTGACGAATTGGCAGCATCTATCGGCGAGCATGGTGTAGTGCAGCCTATCGTAGTGGTGCCGCGAGGCGATGGCTATGTGATTGTGGCCGGTGAACGACGCTGGCGCGCCGCCGGTAGGGCTGGACTCGACAAGATTCCCGCCCTAGTACGAACACTAAGCGCGCAGCACAAGCTCGAGCTATCGCTGATAGAAAATTTGCAGCGCAAAGACCTTAATCCACTCGAGACAGCTACGGCATACCTCAAGTTGCGTGATCAGTTTAATCTGTCGATGAGTGAAATTGCTACGCGTATGGGAGCGAGAAATCCAAGCACCATCAGCAACAAGATGCGTCTTCTCAAGCTACACTCTGCCGTAAAGGAAGCTCTTGTGGCTGGACAGGTCACCGAAGGGCAGGTACGTCCACTGATCGGGCTTGATACGGAGATTGTAGAAGATGTGCTGCCGCAGATTCTGAAGGAGCAGTGGAGCGCACGTCGTATCGAGCAGTTTATCGTGGACCTTAAGAAGACAGATAAAACCACACCCAAAGAAGCGGCAAAAGCTACAAACCATGAGTCAGAAGTGCAGCGACTCACGAAACGCTTTGCGGCCCCTGTTAAGATCCGAACCAATAGTCGGGGTGCCGGTGCTATCACCATCTCATTCAAAAACGCCGACGAGTTTGCGCGTATTGAAAAGCTGCTGAATGGTGAGTAGATCCGCATGCCTATTACTAAAAACCTCCGCTGACTATGCGGAGGTTTTTAGTAATGTGAGAGGGCTTATGCTAAAATGTGCGAATTTTGTCGAGCGGCCAGATACGGAGACTGACAGGACCAACAACATCATAGTAGGGGATAGTACCGAGGCCACTGCGTGAATCGAGCGAGAAGTTGCCCTGGCGATGGTCGCCTGATACGAACAATGTGCCGTCAGGAACCGTTTCATCGACATCGCCACTTGTGGGCTGGCCTGGTTCGCCGTGATTGGCGTCATCTGGATTGAAGCCAGCCGGGTGGCCAGCGTTATAGACGGTGATCTTGCCGTCTTTGACGACTACGCGTTCACCTGGGAATCCAATAACTCTTTTAACGATGTATTCGTCGGGGCTCCCTATGGTGTAGTTGGGGTTTTTGAATACTATGATCTGGCCACGGTTTGGTACATACTCCTTGTTTTGGAGTTGGGCACCAGTGACGGGGAGGCGATTGACAATCAGGCGATCACCGGTATACATCGTCGTTTCCATGCTGGGTCCGACGACAGAAAAAGTACGAAATATAAACGTATTGATGAAAAGCGTGCCGGCTGCTACGCAGACGACGAAGACAATGAGACCGAGTACATCACGGAGACCCTGATGTCGTTGTAGAAAACTTGTATTCACTGCTCCCACTATACATGAGCGCTCGTAGAAAAGCTATGCAGGTTTTCTTAAGCATTTTGGGGTTTCACACGAGGGGTAAGTCGGGTATTATAGGTGGAGAATTTATGAGTAAACCAAAACACTCTGTTGATGGATTTGTGCCACGAAATCGTGGTCGCACAGTGGGAGCTACGCCAGTTCAAACACCGGCTAATCCTAAGTTGCCACAGGTCAAAGATCATGCACCGACACCTGGTATCGAAGCGGATGCTCGTCCGCGAGTAGGCGTGAGTCGCAGTGAGATTGACGATTCACTAAAGCAGATCGACGAGCCGGAGCGTGACGTCAAGGGCCGTGTCAAAAAAACACCCGAGCAAAAGGCGAAACGCAAAAAAATTATCAAGCGTGTGTTGATTGCGCTACTTATAGTTATTTTGGCGGTTGCTGGATATGTGGGCGTGAAAGCCTACATGGCTGGTAGTAAAGCGTTTAAGGGCAATATCTTTGACTTCGTACAGAAAGCACCACTCAAGATGGATGAAAACGGTCGATCGAATATCTTGGTCGTCGGTACATCGGAAGACGATGAAGGGGGCGAACATCCTGGTGGTAATCTAACAGACTCTATCATGGTACTCAGTATCGATCAAAATAAGAAGAACGCCTACATGGTGAGTATGCCGCGTGATATGTGGGTCAAGCTCGACGAGGCCTGCGATGTGGGCTACGAGGCGAAAATCAACACGGTCTATATGTGTGGCTCCGAAAACGGCAAAAACGAAGCAGCTGGCATGGCAGCCTTGCAGAAAAAGGTCGGTGAAGTGTTCGGTATGGACTTGCAGTACTATGTGCACGTCAATAACACCGTAGTGCGCGACGCTGTCGACGCTGTAGGTGGTATAACTGTGACGATCGAAAGCGAAGATCCACGGGGCATTTATGACCCGAACTTCGACTGGCAGTGTGGGCATAAGTGTCATATGGTGGACTACAAAAATGGACAAGTGGCGCAGATGGACGGTGCACACGCACTAGCGTTTGCCCGTGCGCGCAATGCGCAGGGTGGCTACGGTTTGCCAAATGGCAACTTCGATCGCGAGAAAAACCAGCAAAAAGTTCTCCGCGCAATCCAGGAAAAGGCGATTAGCGCAGGCACGCTGACAAATGTCGGCAAGGTGACGGCGCTGATGGATGCATTTGGGAATAATCTCCGTACTAATTTCGAGGTTAAAGAGATTCGTACGCTGGCAGATCTCGGCCAGGTAGTAAAGGGTGACAAGCTACAGTCGATTAGCCTCACAAAAGAAGGTGAAATGGTACTGACGACGGGTAATGTGAGCGGACAAAGTGTCGTTAAGCCGCTGGACGGTCTCTATGATTACAGCGGCGTACAAAAATACATCCAGAAACAGATCAACAGCGACGATGTCACGAAAGAGGCGGCCGAAGTGGCAGTGCTCAACGGCTCTGGTATCGCTGGCGCAGCACAAGTGGAGGCCGATAAGCTTGAAAGTAAAGGCTTTACTCTGGGCGCGGTAGACAACGCACCTGCTGGCGACTATGGCAAAGTCAAGATATACCAGATCGGTGATGGTAACGCCGCCACCAAAGCTCGCCTGCAAAAAATCTACGGTGTCAAGGTCACCGCCGGTGATCCACCAGCACTAGTGGGTGCCGAGACCAAGTTTGTAGTGGTCGTTGGTACAATCGCACAGAGTCAATCTCAGTAAAACTGTGCTACAATAGACCCTAGTAACTATGGAATTTTTGAAGGCATCGAGGCGAAAAAGCCTCCTCAGCGAAGCGCTCCATATCGCACTCAACGCAGCACTAGCTGCTGCGATGTTTGCGCTTGTGTCAACAGGTTCGAGCTTTTTGGCACTGGCGCTTGTACTGGTGAGTAAGTGGCGTATTTTGGCGGTACGCCCGCGCTACTGGTGGGCGAATATCTTGGCCAACATCGTCGACTTGTCGGTGAGCGTGAGTACTATTGTACTCTTGTACCTGGCCGGCTCGAGCGCTGAGTACGGTGCAATACTGCAAGTAGTAATTGCGGTGCTATATGCGCTATGGTTGATCGTTGTCAAGCCACGTTCGACTGAGCGCTGGATTGTGTATCAAGCAGGTACGAGCTTGTTTTTGGGTGCATGGGCGATTATGGCTCTGTCATATACACTGCCGCAGATTGTGACTGTACTGTCTGTGTTTGTGATGGCATACGGTGCAGCACGACACGTGCTAGTGGTACGTGAGGAGGATCAGCCATCACTACTGGCTATGGTGTTTGGCCTATTCATAGCAGAAATCGCCTGGGTGTCATACCACTGGACGGTAGCCTACGGCGCTACAGTACTTGGTGATCTGAAGCTGTCACAAGCGGCTATCATTATCGGACTAGTTGGTTTTTTGGCAATACGCCTCTACTCGGTGGCAGTAAGTGGCAAGTCGCTGCGGAGTGTTGATGCGGTGGCGCCAGCTGTATTTGTGGGGCTAGTGATTATGGTGCTCGCACTATTCTTTAGTGCTGGCGCTGGTATAATCTAAGTCACTTCTCAGAAAATAATACTAGACTAGGGGGTATCATGACCACAAAAACTTCATCGAAATCTACAGATACAAGGCCCAAGACAAAAGCAGCCCCCCAAGCGGTGGCACCGCCGCCTGCCGGCAAACCACCTCGCGCGTCGCACAGTAGAATGGGGCAACGAGTTAGTCTGGTGATCACGGTGTTTGTCGTGGCGTTACTCGGTGGCGGGATCGGCACCTGGACTATGACGCATTTTAGCAATCCACTGAGGGTCATCACACATTCCCAAAACGACGGCAATATCCTGCGCTCACAGTCGGAGCAGGACATCTCTCAGGTAGTGACGAAGGTTGCGCCAAGTGTGGTCTCTATTTCAACCAATGTCGAAAACTCACGCGGCCAAGCAGTTGGTCAGGGTGCAGGTACAGGCATAATCGTGAGCAAAGATGGCTATGTGATGACCAATAATCATGTGATAGACGGCGCAAGTACTGTCTCGATCACGACTTCTGCTGGTGATATCTACGAAAACGTCAAAGTCATCGGTTCAGACCCACTTAACGACGTAGCGTTTCTGAAGATATCAGGTGTGAATAACTTGGCGGCTGCAGAATTGGGCGACTCAAGTACGCTCAAAATTGGACAGAGTGTCGTCGCAATTGGTAATTCGCTCGGTGAGTATAACAACACGGTTACTAGTGGGATTGTCTCTGGATTGAATCGTCCTGTCACGGCTTCATCTGGTGATGGTAATAGTACCGAATCACTTACGGGTCTTGTGCAGACAGATGCAGCAATCAATCCAGGTAACTCTGGTGGTCCGCTCGTCAATAGCGCCGGTCAGGTGGTCGGTATCAATACGGCTGTGGCCAGCGATGCGCAGGGTATCGGTTTTGCGATTCCTATTAACGCAACCAAAGGCGTACTGGCAAGCGTGATTGAAAACGGCAAGGTAGAACGAGCCTACATAGGTGTGCGCTACGTCGATATTACCCCAGCTATTGCCAAAGAGAAAAACTTACCTGTCAAGCAAGGTGCACTGGTGAGCGGCGATAATAGCACTGAGGCAGTGGTATCTGGTGGTCCAGCCGACAAAGCCGGTATCAAAGACGGAGATATCATCACCAAGATCAATAATTCCGTGGTGGGCGAAGAGGGTAGTATTACGACTATCATCGGACAGTACAAACCAGGTGACGCTGTTCAGGTGACCTATCTCCGCGACGGCAAAGAACAGGCAACCAAATTGACACTTGCTAAGTACGAGGGTGCATCGCAGACGACCACGCAATCACAGAGCACGCAGCAAGACGAAGAGCAATCTATCGATCCACGCAGCCTGTTTGGATTCTAGTCTCGCACGAGTCCAAGCGCATAATCGTGCGAGCCTATGCCGTTCAGTCCGTATGACTGGGCGGCATCTTGTATAGTAGCGTGCTGTGTGGGATCGGCTTCAAGCAGTGCTATGCCGCCAGGGGTAAGCCAACGTTCGAGCTGGGGCAGTAGCTGGTAGATGAGCTTGAGTCCACCTTGTGAGGCATAGAGCGCGTGCTGCGGCTCATGCTGCAATTCTGGCGATACGTCATTCCACGCTTCGTCGACATATGGCAAATTAGCCACGATATATTCGGCTTGGTATCCCTGGGTGTCGAGTAAATTGTCGCGGCGAGTATGTACGGATGCACCGAGTTGCTCGGCGTTGCGAGTGGCTACAGTGAGGGCTTTAGCGTCGATGTCTGTGAGCAGCACATCCAGGTGCGGACGCTCGAGCTTGGCGGTGATACCCAGGATGCCAGAGCCGGTGCCGACATCGACCAGCTTCTTGGGAGTGATCTCGTCTCCAGTAAGCTCGAGGAGCCACTCGATTAGAGCTTCAGACTCTGGACGGGGCACGAGTACGCTAGGCGTCACACTGAAGCTGCGGCCGTAGAACTCTTTGTGGCCTGTGATGTAGGCGAGTGGTGTGCGTTCCAGGCGCAGGTCGAGCCGGGCGTTTGCGATGTCGTAGCGGCGCTCGTCAATTTCTTCGTCTAGGTGGGCATGGAGGTAGGTGCGAGGTTTGCGAAGGGTGTGGGCCAATATCAATTCAGCATCCAATCGGTTTGATTCAATGCCGATGTCTTTAAGCTGCTTAGTGGCGTCTATAAGCCAGGCGGAGATTGTCATATCTGGTATAGTATGGCAAATATTGCAGAAAATAGCAATTTATGACCTAGTTTTATCTTCATCTTACTGTTCGGCGTTTTGAGCCTTCAGCTCGCGCTCGTAAGCCTGAAGCTTTTCGACGAGATCGTCGATACGGCCGTCCATCGCCTGAGGAATGCCGGATCGACTGTAGCCAATGCGGTGATCGGTGATGCGGTC
Protein-coding sequences here:
- a CDS encoding DUF11 domain-containing protein, encoding MKTTYREAMKNINSRVAAVLVVSAAIVGLSTQAMAWGPERPTTSGETGADYVTFNSITDNKKVGDERNFVRIREAGTGEYINDMKVQPGKQYEVMTYYHNNAKTSLNASGAGIAKDVSVRTKMPSVVKASEKGTISSVISSSNANPKEVWDEAYVTTDTDVALKYISGSATITSNGPVNGQVLPDSLFSTGTLIGYDSLNGVLPGCAQYSGFVIYKFRVDAPNFTVSKQVSPTGQKQWQENYAAKPGERVDYKVIYTNTGTTAQNDVNIKDTLPKGMVYMPGSTKVYNTANPSGRGVSDNIVSSGINIGNYAAGGNAVITYSATVAAANELNCNANTLTNKVSAITSGGAKDDTATVTVNVSCAASECKPGVPTGDARCGACTPTEGQVVDANGNCVVASGSLPTTGPAETILTIIGVGALTAGFAYWYRSRKNLKKALAGVDLEHEAAAHDAPKLLKARTDSHVEDDKKDF
- the rplU gene encoding 50S ribosomal protein L21, whose product is MTKKAVIRVGGKQFVVAEKETLLVDLLPEGTKELKTDALLVIDGDKTTVGTPTVKGVVVTAKVTEPEVKGDKIRVIRYKSKKRVNTQTGHRQKYSKLEIVTIK
- a CDS encoding ParA family protein; protein product: MTTVISVTNQKGGVGKTTSAVNIAYYLAKSGKKTLLVDFDPQGNATSGLGIDKESLDGTMSEVMLETKLLRDIIIETEFKNLYLAPSTPHLANTEVELAQANRRFTRLRNAINTTPNYDYVIIDSPPSLSLLTVNGLIAARYVLLPVQAEFYALEGLGQLLETMKLIRKNMNPTLDLIGVLPTMVDKRTSLSTQVHEEIKKHFPGRVFKTTVPRNIRLAEAPSHGLPIGEYDKWSKGARAYKAVTKELEERIDG
- a CDS encoding ParB/RepB/Spo0J family partition protein — its product is MVKKGLGRGFSSLIPDELLDESFDPTASQDQQVSDLRQIKVSQIVPDAEQPRRHFDEQALDELAASIGEHGVVQPIVVVPRGDGYVIVAGERRWRAAGRAGLDKIPALVRTLSAQHKLELSLIENLQRKDLNPLETATAYLKLRDQFNLSMSEIATRMGARNPSTISNKMRLLKLHSAVKEALVAGQVTEGQVRPLIGLDTEIVEDVLPQILKEQWSARRIEQFIVDLKKTDKTTPKEAAKATNHESEVQRLTKRFAAPVKIRTNSRGAGAITISFKNADEFARIEKLLNGE
- the lepB gene encoding signal peptidase I, whose translation is MNTSFLQRHQGLRDVLGLIVFVVCVAAGTLFINTFIFRTFSVVGPSMETTMYTGDRLIVNRLPVTGAQLQNKEYVPNRGQIIVFKNPNYTIGSPDEYIVKRVIGFPGERVVVKDGKITVYNAGHPAGFNPDDANHGEPGQPTSGDVDETVPDGTLFVSGDHRQGNFSLDSRSGLGTIPYYDVVGPVSLRIWPLDKIRTF
- a CDS encoding LCP family protein; this encodes MSKPKHSVDGFVPRNRGRTVGATPVQTPANPKLPQVKDHAPTPGIEADARPRVGVSRSEIDDSLKQIDEPERDVKGRVKKTPEQKAKRKKIIKRVLIALLIVILAVAGYVGVKAYMAGSKAFKGNIFDFVQKAPLKMDENGRSNILVVGTSEDDEGGEHPGGNLTDSIMVLSIDQNKKNAYMVSMPRDMWVKLDEACDVGYEAKINTVYMCGSENGKNEAAGMAALQKKVGEVFGMDLQYYVHVNNTVVRDAVDAVGGITVTIESEDPRGIYDPNFDWQCGHKCHMVDYKNGQVAQMDGAHALAFARARNAQGGYGLPNGNFDREKNQQKVLRAIQEKAISAGTLTNVGKVTALMDAFGNNLRTNFEVKEIRTLADLGQVVKGDKLQSISLTKEGEMVLTTGNVSGQSVVKPLDGLYDYSGVQKYIQKQINSDDVTKEAAEVAVLNGSGIAGAAQVEADKLESKGFTLGAVDNAPAGDYGKVKIYQIGDGNAATKARLQKIYGVKVTAGDPPALVGAETKFVVVVGTIAQSQSQ
- a CDS encoding S1C family serine protease yields the protein MTTKTSSKSTDTRPKTKAAPQAVAPPPAGKPPRASHSRMGQRVSLVITVFVVALLGGGIGTWTMTHFSNPLRVITHSQNDGNILRSQSEQDISQVVTKVAPSVVSISTNVENSRGQAVGQGAGTGIIVSKDGYVMTNNHVIDGASTVSITTSAGDIYENVKVIGSDPLNDVAFLKISGVNNLAAAELGDSSTLKIGQSVVAIGNSLGEYNNTVTSGIVSGLNRPVTASSGDGNSTESLTGLVQTDAAINPGNSGGPLVNSAGQVVGINTAVASDAQGIGFAIPINATKGVLASVIENGKVERAYIGVRYVDITPAIAKEKNLPVKQGALVSGDNSTEAVVSGGPADKAGIKDGDIITKINNSVVGEEGSITTIIGQYKPGDAVQVTYLRDGKEQATKLTLAKYEGASQTTTQSQSTQQDEEQSIDPRSLFGF
- the prmC gene encoding peptide chain release factor N(5)-glutamine methyltransferase encodes the protein MTISAWLIDATKQLKDIGIESNRLDAELILAHTLRKPRTYLHAHLDEEIDERRYDIANARLDLRLERTPLAYITGHKEFYGRSFSVTPSVLVPRPESEALIEWLLELTGDEITPKKLVDVGTGSGILGITAKLERPHLDVLLTDIDAKALTVATRNAEQLGASVHTRRDNLLDTQGYQAEYIVANLPYVDEAWNDVSPELQHEPQHALYASQGGLKLIYQLLPQLERWLTPGGIALLEADPTQHATIQDAAQSYGLNGIGSHDYALGLVRD